A stretch of Pseudoprevotella muciniphila DNA encodes these proteins:
- a CDS encoding helix-turn-helix transcriptional regulator: MPSNKNALTRYKYLDELLSDRHHYYDIKDLTRYCNERLAEADFPTVTQRCIEKDIRYLEFDPFFAEIERFRIDGKKCLRYKNPSYSIFRKELTTEERHLLSEVISTIGQFDGLANFDWLERLREDLKLEERPKIISFSNNPYLRNSNLLGVIFDYISNKVVLKITYRKFSTEEEKQIIFHPYLLKQYNNRWYVFGAADDDKQILCFALDRLVNIEACPQIPYEECPIDIFERFEDIVGVTYYENKAIEKILFWVSEVSNGYIETKPLHESQTVLKNETEEQLRAKYPTLKAGKFYTISCIPNYELVRLLTTFGKELIVLSPKTIQDEICNRVAEMLNDYNALRT; the protein is encoded by the coding sequence ATGCCAAGTAACAAAAACGCACTGACAAGATACAAATACCTCGACGAATTGTTGTCAGACCGGCATCATTACTATGATATCAAAGATCTGACCCGCTACTGCAATGAAAGATTGGCAGAAGCAGATTTCCCTACGGTTACGCAGCGCTGTATAGAAAAAGACATACGCTATCTCGAGTTCGACCCTTTCTTTGCAGAAATAGAGCGTTTCCGGATAGACGGGAAAAAGTGTCTGCGCTACAAAAATCCGTCCTATTCTATATTCAGAAAAGAACTCACTACAGAAGAACGGCATCTCCTCTCGGAAGTCATCTCCACCATCGGACAATTCGACGGACTGGCTAACTTCGACTGGCTGGAAAGACTCAGAGAAGATCTCAAACTTGAAGAGCGACCTAAAATCATCAGTTTCAGTAACAACCCCTATCTGAGAAACTCAAACCTCTTGGGCGTTATCTTCGATTACATATCTAATAAGGTGGTGCTGAAAATCACATACCGTAAGTTCTCGACTGAAGAAGAAAAGCAAATTATCTTCCACCCATATCTCTTGAAGCAGTACAACAACCGCTGGTATGTCTTCGGAGCAGCAGATGACGACAAACAAATACTGTGTTTCGCATTAGACCGTCTCGTAAACATCGAAGCCTGTCCGCAAATCCCATACGAAGAATGCCCAATCGACATCTTCGAGCGGTTTGAGGATATAGTAGGAGTAACATACTACGAAAACAAAGCCATAGAGAAAATTCTCTTCTGGGTAAGCGAAGTATCCAATGGGTACATCGAAACAAAACCTCTCCACGAATCACAGACTGTCCTGAAAAATGAGACTGAAGAGCAACTAAGGGCAAAATACCCCACATTGAAAGCAGGAAAATTCTACACCATCTCCTGCATACCCAACTACGAACTCGTTAGACTACTCACAACCTTCGGAAAAGAACTAATCGTCCTCTCTCCAAAAACCATACAAGACGAAATCTGCAACCGCGTCGCAGAAATGCTGAACGATTATAACGCTTTGCGAACATAG